A region of the Mus musculus strain C57BL/6J chromosome X, GRCm38.p6 C57BL/6J genome:
cctccgtgaaatacaactgtaaggcattttctcaattagtgatcaaggtgggagggcccattgtgggtgggggcatccctgggctggtggttctgggttctataggaaagcaagctgagcaaggcaggagaagcaagccagtaagtaaggAGGAAATGATGTAGTTATAATCTCAAAGCCTGGAGCTGGTAGGATctgtggttgattttttttttttttttactaaatataaTACAGCTGCAGTGGTAGGCTATCATTTTCTGATTCAGactcaagcatcaccaacagaatacaagagatagaagagaggatctcaggtgcagaagataacgATAGATGAAATTAATACAGTGGTCAAAGAAGATGTGAAATCCtgcaaaagaaagggaggaaggattggagAGCTGGAGAAGTCAAGAACATCATAAGAAAACTCATGGAGTCAACGAACCTgggctcacaggggctcacagagactgaaccactaaccagggAGCCTGAGCAAGACCATCTGCATATATGGtggtgtagcttggtcttcatgtgggactcctaatagtgggagcaggggctgtatTTTGACTCTTTAGCCTGTGTTTGGGACACTTTCCTCTTActaggttgcctcatccagccatAATACGAAAGGAAGGTTAAGGCAGAAAGTGTGTAGTCTTACTCCAACTTGAtatgtcatgtttggttgatacGGCTGGGAGCCCTGCCCTTTTGTGAGGAGAAATGAAGGAGGACGGAATGGGGATGGGTaaagaggggtggagggaggaatagggaggaggaggagaagaagaagaagaagggaaaattGCAGTCGGGGtgtaaaataatagtaatgaaaAAGGAATCTTAAAACTAATCAGTGCAAATGACAACTTTTATATCAGAGTTCTGTTTTCTACTACAGATTTATCACACATTTGTCATGTAAAATGAAGACGTTTTAATCATTCATTTGAAAATATACACCAATGGGAAATAACAAATACCCCCAAAAGCTTTTCATTTAAACGAATACCTTTAAAATGATTTAGGattaaaaggctttttaaaaatatccttttCAGTGTTTAAGCAACATCAAAAGCTTAAAAAGCAAATATTGCAGGCAGCATTTATAAAAGTCATAGTGGGGCATGTGAGAAGTTTTGGAGAGAGGATAAAAGAGGGAATGATGTAGTTATAGTCTCAAAacttaagattttaaaatgtcattgtaAAGGAAAAATTAATGCAATCACAATGTAATATAACCCCACAGTCATAGATGTATCAACTTCACCAGCATCTTAATATCAAGATCATTAGATACAGTGGCAAATGTTCTTAGGGATTGAAAAGTAGGCATAATAAGCTGCCTGCTAAGACTGCCCATGTGATTTGACTTTCCCAGTATTGATGATCTGTGACCAAGATGGCAAGCCGtctcttaatttcagtccaaagaAATGGATAACGATTAACTCAGACGATCAGATCACTTATCTCGAACTCTTTCCTCTTAGCTGAGAGGCCCCTAGATCTATTACCCTGGTTTTCAATAGCTTTCCCTGAACCTGAGATACTTGGTGCCTGGAGCTGGTAGGATCTGTGGTTGACTTTTACCAAATAGAATACAACTGCAGTGGTAGGCTGTCACTTTCTGATTCACTACCAAAAGACTGACTGCGTCCCCTCTCGCTGGCCTTGATGAAACAAGCTGCCTTGGGGAAAGTTCACATAGCAGGGAGATGAGCTTTTCTATTTTGGCTAACACACAAGAGAAGCTGAATCTTGAGGACAACTGCATGGGGGTGAGCTTGGTAGTGGATCCCAGAGTGAAATCTCTGAGAGAGACCCATGCATTCTGGTTACTCTCATGCCCACCTTTTCCTATCTCCTCTCTCACTGCGGACAACCTACCCACCGCCTTAAAAAACCATTTCTCATGTTCAGgcccttttgttttgtcttctggcCACTGACTTTACCAACTCTTTCTGTGTGACCATGAGTTTTGAACCGTCTATTGAATCTAGGCTCATCAATGGGTTCAAAGCTAAAGATAACGATAGTCTCTTTCCTGGATCCACTAATAGTTGATAGTGCAGAAGGATGGAGTACAGGGGACCTGCCCCCTAGAAAGATGAAGTATAGTTTTATACACCTGCCCCCATCTGTAATTGACTGATAAGAGGCCCAGTCTTGTGCAGGCTCACGACAGGCAACCGTAGCTGCTGTGTGATTACAGTTGCAATGGCTGTTatgcccagaagacagcattttccagcCCTTCTTCCTGTTTCCTAGCTCATACATTTTTCTGGCTCCCTCTTGCACAAAGTTACCCTAGCCTTAGAGAGGCTGGTATAATTGTCCTGTTTAGGGCTGTGCACCCAATtatcacttattctcagcacGTCAAGCAGCCACATGCCCTTTCATTTGCCACAGTTCATTGTAAGGAGAAGCTGTGTGTTTTTATGATGGCAGAGTCGTGACTTCCCATCACTAGTATTGCCTAATGGAATCAATGTACAAATCGTCATACCGTGAATCATTTTCAGTCAAGACCACATTTTTCAGACTTTGCCAAAACAAGTTTTCTGCTTTGGGATTGTTGGGCCACTGGAGGATGGAGCTCTTACAGATCCTCTGCCGAAGCCTCAGGTACTGTGAGTACTGTAACACTGGTTCCAGGAGGATGAAAATAATCACATCCATGTTCTCATCCATTAGCCTCTGCAAGGCCAAGTAGAAAGCTGTTTTAAAGTTCCAGCTCTTGGCATATTTCTTGGTTAAAACAAAGATTGTTTTCTTGCTCTGGTTTATGCTCTGCATGAGGTTATCAATGATGGGTAATCCTGGATCCCAATCCCTCTCCTCTAAACAAAGGAGGACACTTTTGTCTTCACTCTCTTCAAGGTGGTAGCGCAGTTCATTGATTACCCAGTCAGTAACAGATGCATCTTTGGTGTCATAAGAAATATAAGCATCATAGAAAGTTTGGGATGTGGATGAAGTCCTgtagccttttaacttagcagaGCACATGTGATAGATAAACCAAACATCCCAGTAAAACAGGTGGTGAACCAGAGCAGCCAACATAACCATGGAGGTGGTAAGGAATGTGAGGAAAAACAGGACAGCTGCAGTGGTATCCGATACACAAGTCGTGAGATCTAGGCTCATGATACTCTTTGATTTTTGATCCCCAGGATTGGAACATATAACATTTACCAATTTAGGAATTGTGATATTCAGATTTTCATCTAGCCAGCTTCGAAAATCACTTATGTCACACGTGCAGTCAAAATAGTTCCCATGTAGCTCCAGAATAGACAAGTTCGTTTTCATCTTGGTTTGCAGGGAGGATTTATTGATCATCTTTATTGTGTTGAAACTTAGATCCAGGTGCACCAGATTCCTGGCTTCGGAGAGGAAGCCAGAGGGTAGGTGAGAGAAATGATTATGGCTCAGTAGCAGTGTCTCCAGGGAATGTGCAAACTTAGATAGGCAATTGGGTAGAAAATACAGCTCATTTCTCGATAAATCCAGCAAGTGAAGGTGAGGAAAATACTGGAGTAATGTCCAATTAAAGAAACGTAATTTGTTACCACTGATAAGTAACTCTTGGAGGCTCTGAGGCAAATTGAGGAATGCTCCATTTGGGATTTGTTGAAGGTTATTGTATGATAAGTCCAGGCGTATCAAATTCTGGAGACTTTTAAAAATGGACCAGTATTTGCCATCATTTGCATTCCACAAACGGTCAAGACGATTTCCACTGAAAACCAATTCTTTCAGTGAGATGCTTTTCAGCTCACTTTCCTCTGTGAGGGTGTAAATGCCATTGTGGCTCAGGTTTAACACCCTGAGGTTTATTAAGTTCTGGATAAATCCTAGACGGTGCGTTACCCCTGCTATACTGAAATAGTGTGCATTGTGGCTCAGGTCCAGCACTTCTAGATCGTGAAGATCACTGAAAGCATTGTTATCATCAAAGTCTAGTCTGTTGTTGGTTAAATCCAAATATTTAATGTGGGGCATGGAGGAGAATTCTGTGCCATTAAACACTTGAGTATTGGCATTGAAGGACAGATTTAAGCAGGCGATATCCTGAAAACCTTCAAATTGGCTTTTCCcaataatgaaaatattgttCAAACTTAAATCCAAGGCCTTGCCATAAGCAGTACACTGTGGCTTTATTAAAGGTTTGGTGCTATGGTAAAAATTCACGTGTGGATCAAACTCATCATCGTCTGTTGAGAGAGGTTTCCGAAGACGATTTCGCCAAGAGGAATAATCTGTACCATCTAATACAGATGCTATGCGATTTCCTGATAAATAGATAACGTCGAGTTTGGAAAAATTCTGGAAAGCTTTGAAATCAATTTTCTCAATAAAGTTAATGCCCAAGTTGATGGTTGCCAAGTTTGGAAGACTCTGGAGATGCTCGAAATGCTTCTTTTTAAGTTCTCGGAACACATAGCCTCTTAAGTGCAACTTCTTGAGAGAACGAAGCTTAGAGAAATTTGAGGAAATATTAATAAATTGTAAATATTCCTTATATTGAAAGTTGAAGGACAAATCAAGGATTTGTAAACTGGGTAGTTTTGTTAAAAATGCCCCCGAGGCAATTTCTTGAACTAAATAGTTGAATTCAAGATGGAGTTCCTTCAGATTTGACAGATTTTCAAACCAGGTAGAAGGAATCGTCCTGAGGGAAGTGCTGGAAAGGTTTAGATAGAGAAGTTGGGTGAGACTTTGAAAAGCCAGAGGATGTATGTGGATGGATGAGTTTTCCTTGCAAGGTGTGCAAGGAAATGGAGCATTGTAACACCTTGGACAGTTTCCACTCAGATCTAGTAATGTTAAATTTTCCAGTCCTTTGAAGTCTTCCTGAGTGATGTTCATGATTTTGGCATTACTCAGAAAAAGTTTCCTTAGAGAACTTGGTAGTTTGGGGGGCACATAGAAAAGGTTATTGAAAGATAATGAGAGTACCTTCAAGTGTATAAGATTTTTAAATGCCCCATCTTCTACCTTAAAGGTTTGATTAC
Encoded here:
- the Tlr8 gene encoding toll-like receptor 8 isoform 3 (isoform 3 is encoded by transcript variant 3), with translation MPHIKYLDLTNNRLDFDDNNAFSDLHDLEVLDLSHNAHYFSIAGVTHRLGFIQNLINLRVLNLSHNGIYTLTEESELKSISLKELVFSGNRLDRLWNANDGKYWSIFKSLQNLIRLDLSYNNLQQIPNGAFLNLPQSLQELLISGNKLRFFNWTLLQYFPHLHLLDLSRNELYFLPNCLSKFAHSLETLLLSHNHFSHLPSGFLSEARNLVHLDLSFNTIKMINKSSLQTKMKTNLSILELHGNYFDCTCDISDFRSWLDENLNITIPKLVNVICSNPGDQKSKSIMSLDLTTCVSDTTAAVLFFLTFLTTSMVMLAALVHHLFYWDVWFIYHMCSAKLKGYRTSSTSQTFYDAYISYDTKDASVTDWVINELRYHLEESEDKSVLLCLEERDWDPGLPIIDNLMQSINQSKKTIFVLTKKYAKSWNFKTAFYLALQRLMDENMDVIIFILLEPVLQYSQYLRLRQRICKSSILQWPNNPKAENLFWQSLKNVVLTENDSRYDDLYIDSIRQY
- the Tlr8 gene encoding toll-like receptor 8 isoform X1 — translated: MPPQSWILTCFCLLSSGTSAIFHKANYSRSYPCDEIRHNSLVIAECNHRQLHEVPQTIGKYVTNIDLSDNAITHITKESFQKLQNLTKIDLNHNAKQQHPNENKNGMNITEGALLSLRNLTVLLLEDNQLYTIPAGLPESLKELSLIQNNIFQVTKNNTFGLRNLERLYLGWNCYFKCNQTFKVEDGAFKNLIHLKVLSLSFNNLFYVPPKLPSSLRKLFLSNAKIMNITQEDFKGLENLTLLDLSGNCPRCYNAPFPCTPCKENSSIHIHPLAFQSLTQLLYLNLSSTSLRTIPSTWFENLSNLKELHLEFNYLVQEIASGAFLTKLPSLQILDLSFNFQYKEYLQFINISSNFSKLRSLKKLHLRGYVFRELKKKHFEHLQSLPNLATINLGINFIEKIDFKAFQNFSKLDVIYLSGNRIASVLDGTDYSSWRNRLRKPLSTDDDEFDPHVNFYHSTKPLIKPQCTAYGKALDLSLNNIFIIGKSQFEGFQDIACLNLSFNANTQVFNGTEFSSMPHIKYLDLTNNRLDFDDNNAFSDLHDLEVLDLSHNAHYFSIAGVTHRLGFIQNLINLRVLNLSHNGIYTLTEESELKSISLKELVFSGNRLDRLWNANDGKYWSIFKSLQNLIRLDLSYNNLQQIPNGAFLNLPQSLQELLISGNKLRFFNWTLLQYFPHLHLLDLSRNELYFLPNCLSKFAHSLETLLLSHNHFSHLPSGFLSEARNLVHLDLSFNTIKMINKSSLQTKMKTNLSILELHGNYFDCTCDISDFRSWLDENLNITIPKLVNVICSNPGDQKSKSIMSLDLTTCVSDTTAAVLFFLTFLTTSMVMLAALVHHLFYWDVWFIYHMCSAKLKGYRTSSTSQTFYDAYISYDTKDASVTDWVINELRYHLEESEDKSVLLCLEERDWDPGLPIIDNLMQSINQSKKTIFVLTKKYAKSWNFKTAFYLALQRLMDENMDVIIFILLEPVLQYSQYLRLRQRICKSSILQWPNNPKAENLFWQSLKNVVLTENDSRYDDLYIDSIRQY
- the Tlr8 gene encoding toll-like receptor 8 isoform 1 precursor (isoform 1 precursor is encoded by transcript variant 1), whose protein sequence is MENMPPQSWILTCFCLLSSGTSAIFHKANYSRSYPCDEIRHNSLVIAECNHRQLHEVPQTIGKYVTNIDLSDNAITHITKESFQKLQNLTKIDLNHNAKQQHPNENKNGMNITEGALLSLRNLTVLLLEDNQLYTIPAGLPESLKELSLIQNNIFQVTKNNTFGLRNLERLYLGWNCYFKCNQTFKVEDGAFKNLIHLKVLSLSFNNLFYVPPKLPSSLRKLFLSNAKIMNITQEDFKGLENLTLLDLSGNCPRCYNAPFPCTPCKENSSIHIHPLAFQSLTQLLYLNLSSTSLRTIPSTWFENLSNLKELHLEFNYLVQEIASGAFLTKLPSLQILDLSFNFQYKEYLQFINISSNFSKLRSLKKLHLRGYVFRELKKKHFEHLQSLPNLATINLGINFIEKIDFKAFQNFSKLDVIYLSGNRIASVLDGTDYSSWRNRLRKPLSTDDDEFDPHVNFYHSTKPLIKPQCTAYGKALDLSLNNIFIIGKSQFEGFQDIACLNLSFNANTQVFNGTEFSSMPHIKYLDLTNNRLDFDDNNAFSDLHDLEVLDLSHNAHYFSIAGVTHRLGFIQNLINLRVLNLSHNGIYTLTEESELKSISLKELVFSGNRLDRLWNANDGKYWSIFKSLQNLIRLDLSYNNLQQIPNGAFLNLPQSLQELLISGNKLRFFNWTLLQYFPHLHLLDLSRNELYFLPNCLSKFAHSLETLLLSHNHFSHLPSGFLSEARNLVHLDLSFNTIKMINKSSLQTKMKTNLSILELHGNYFDCTCDISDFRSWLDENLNITIPKLVNVICSNPGDQKSKSIMSLDLTTCVSDTTAAVLFFLTFLTTSMVMLAALVHHLFYWDVWFIYHMCSAKLKGYRTSSTSQTFYDAYISYDTKDASVTDWVINELRYHLEESEDKSVLLCLEERDWDPGLPIIDNLMQSINQSKKTIFVLTKKYAKSWNFKTAFYLALQRLMDENMDVIIFILLEPVLQYSQYLRLRQRICKSSILQWPNNPKAENLFWQSLKNVVLTENDSRYDDLYIDSIRQY